GGTTTTAGTGTTTCATGATGTCACTGAAAATCGCAAGATGACTTTAGAATTAGCTTACCAAGCTCGACATGATGGTTTAACGGGACTTTATAATTTATTAGAATTTAATGAGCGTTTATTTGCCATTTTAAATCAAGAAAAAAAAACAGATCAGATTCAACATCATGTTTTAGTGTATTTAGATTTAGATCGTTTCAAAATTGTCAATGATACGTGTGGTCATGAAGCGGGCGATCAATTGTTGCGTAATGTGGCTGTGTTATTAAAAGAATGTTTGGAACGAAATAAGGGAACAATGAATGCCACATTAGCGCGTTTGGGGGGCGATGAATTTGGATTATTATTAGAAAATTGTGAGTTAGAAGCGGCTTTAGTGATTGCGCATCAATTACGTCAAGAGATAGAACAATTTCGTTTTTTTTGGGGTAAAAATGGTGATGTGCCGAGTTTATTTACCATTGGGGTGAGTTTGGGGGTGTTGCCGATTCGTTCGGATGCGGTGAATTTACAAGGGGTATTGGCAATGGCTGATGCGGCTTGTTATGCGGCGAAGAATTTGGGGCGCAATCAAGTGCATGTGTATCAAGACAATGATCACACTTTATTTGAACGCCATCAAGATATTCAATGGTTGGCTTTAATCAATGACAGTTTAAAACGTCCTGATGGTTTTATTCTTTTTTATCAAGAAATAAAGCCGCTTAATATGCCAGAATCGGGTTTGCACATTGAATTATTATTACGAATGCAAGAAACCGCAGGGCGTTTGTGTTTGCCGGGGGCATTTTTATCGGCAGCGGCGCGTTATGGTCTAATGCCGACGTTGGATCATTGGGTGATTCAACACGCCATGCGACAATTATCTGAAAACCCTAATTTATTAAATGCTATTAAGTTTATTAATATTAATATTTCAAGCTATTTATTAAATGATAATGAAATATGTGCTTCATTATTTAATCGGCTGATTGAATTCCCGCATATTGCAAAAAAAATATGTTTTGAATTGCCAGAAACGACGGTTATTACTGATTTGTCTCGTGCCAGTCAATTTATGCGACGAATTAAAGAATTAGGTGGTGCGATTGCGATTGATGATTTTGGTTCGGGATTGGCATCATTTTCTCGTTTGCGTCATTTGCCGATTGATTTTTTAAAAATAGATGGTGATTTAATTCACAATATGACTGAAGATAAGTTAAACGATGAAATGGTGCATTCTATTCACCGCTTGGCACAATTATCGGGAATAAAAACCATTGCGGAAAGTGTAGAAAATGATGATATTTTAACAAGTTTAGCCCAAATTAAAGTAGATTATATTCAAGGTTATCAAGTGGGACATCCTGTGCCATTAAAAGTGCTAATCGCAAAGCTTTAACGAGAATTTATTGTCATGACTGCGCCTATTTTATTACCGTTTGCTTATGCTCGTCGTCATGGTGTTATTGTGACGGGATTAACGCCACAACATGCCCATATTGCTTATCGCCAACCGTTAAGTCGTGTGACTTTGAGTGAATTGCGACGTTTTCTGGCTTGTCCTTTACAACTTGATCCGGTTTCAGAAGAACAATTCGAGCGTTTATTAACAGCCCATTATCAATATCAAGCCAATCAGTCCATGCAAATGATGGAGGGTTTAGGTGAAGAATTAGATTTATTTCAAGTGGCACAACAATTGTCGAATGAACCTGAAGATTTATTAGAAAGTGATGATGATGCGCCGA
The DNA window shown above is from Thioflexithrix psekupsensis and carries:
- a CDS encoding GGDEF domain-containing response regulator, with amino-acid sequence MTNSIRPLILVVDDAPLMRGILESVLRKYGYEVETAQNGLQAIDFVLEFSPDLILMDADMPVLGGVEACAQIRSLPNAENLPIVIVTSFTESEWIDRAYAAGATDYITKPVNWAVLRNRISYILKAKRAEEALLDEKEKAEVTLASIGDGVITTDALGHIEYMNPVACRLTGWELEHVKGQPLNDVFFILDELSQQQVFLPIEQCLTQGKVVELEGNTVLVRREDNVYFAIEDSAAPIRDRNGQIIGVVLVFHDVTENRKMTLELAYQARHDGLTGLYNLLEFNERLFAILNQEKKTDQIQHHVLVYLDLDRFKIVNDTCGHEAGDQLLRNVAVLLKECLERNKGTMNATLARLGGDEFGLLLENCELEAALVIAHQLRQEIEQFRFFWGKNGDVPSLFTIGVSLGVLPIRSDAVNLQGVLAMADAACYAAKNLGRNQVHVYQDNDHTLFERHQDIQWLALINDSLKRPDGFILFYQEIKPLNMPESGLHIELLLRMQETAGRLCLPGAFLSAAARYGLMPTLDHWVIQHAMRQLSENPNLLNAIKFININISSYLLNDNEICASLFNRLIEFPHIAKKICFELPETTVITDLSRASQFMRRIKELGGAIAIDDFGSGLASFSRLRHLPIDFLKIDGDLIHNMTEDKLNDEMVHSIHRLAQLSGIKTIAESVENDDILTSLAQIKVDYIQGYQVGHPVPLKVLIAKL